The Pungitius pungitius chromosome 15, fPunPun2.1, whole genome shotgun sequence nucleotide sequence CCTGGTTCtctttgtgtacttgtgtgtgcacTGCATCTtgcacacacaagtacacagtGAAATTGCAAAGCAGGAGATAATTAATCCTTATCTCAAAAAGGGATTTCATTAACCTTGGTCTTCTTTGAAAGGATTgcaataaaacaacacacaaaaaaaccctgaaaCAAACCTGCAATAAAATCCATTCAACCTCTTCTCCACAACAGATACACCAAAATGAAAACCGCCACCAACATCTACATCTTCAACCTGGCCGTAGCCGACGCGCTGGTCACCACCACCATGCCCTTCCAGAGCACCGACTACCTGCTCAGCTCCTGGCCCTTTGGCGAGGTGGTGTGCAAGGTCTTCATCTCCATCGATTACTACAACATGTTCACCAGCATCCTCACCCTGACCATGATGAGCGTGGACCGCTACGTGGCCGTGTGCCACCCCGTCAAGGCCTTGGATTTCCGAACGCCCGTCAAGGCCAAGATCATCAACGTGGTCATCTGGGTGCTGTCGTCCGCTGCGGGGATCCCCGCCATGGTGCTCGGCAGCACCAAGACCAATAACGGTACTCGGTCCCGCGGTTCTTTAGTCTTTCTACTCGTGTCTCTCAGTCCGATGCGGAGACAAAGGAACCTTTGCCATCAATTCTTAACTGTACCTTCACAATTGGCTGCATGAAGTATCCTTCAAATACAAATGAAGAGAGGGCTGTGTAAAGGTTTAACAAGACCCCGTTACTGAGATCCTTCTAGATGAAGCCGGGCCACTCAGCGCCTCTCACATTGAGAAGAGAGCTTGAAGGACATTTAGTCCATCAGCGAAAGTGTAATAGCTTCTCAATTATCAAAACGAAACCCTGCACTTTGCCCGGAGGAGATGCATGTGGTTCTGGCCTTCACCTTCTGTGTATTGAAGTGACCGTGATGCAATACATAGTCTTTAACCATCGCCGAAGGACGGATGGTCAAACCATCAAACCACTTGTTGTGTTGAGTTTTAATGCGAATTAGCAAAGTTAATTTACCAACAAGCCCGTGAGGTCACCGaattagcattttagcatgctaacatgagCGCTAACGGTTACTTTAAAGGCGCTGCTGAGGCCAAGTCGTTTCAGGTTTCCTATCAGAGCGACTATGTTGTGTGTGATCGTTCAACTTTGTTGCTCTGTGACAAACAGGGACCACAGAGTGTGCCCTCCAGTTCCCCGACCCCTACAGCTACTGGGACACCCTGATGAAGATCTGCGTGTTCATCTTCGGCTTCGTCTTGcccgtcatcatcatcaccgtctGCTACACGCTGATGGTCCTGCGGCTGAAGAGCGTGCGCCTGCTGTCCGGCTCGCGCGAGAAGGACCGCAACCTGCGGCGGATCACCCGCCTGGTCCTGGTGGTGGTGGCCGTCTTCGTGGTGTGCTGGACGCCCATTCACATCTTCGTCCTGGTCAAGGCCCTGTACGGCAAGGTGCCGGAGACCACCGCCGTCATGGCGGCGTACTTCTTCTGCGTGGCGCTGGGCTACACCAACAGCAGCCTCAACCCCATCCTCTACGCCTTCCTGGACGAGAACTTCAAGAGGTGCTTCAGGGATTTCTGCTGCCCCGGCGCCCAGGGACACAGGGACTCCCACGGGCTGAGCCGAGTGAGGAGCACCCTGCGGGATCACTCGTGTCCCACGGAGGGCCGGGGAGGCACGAGGCGCGCCAGGCCCGTATGACTAGCCATGGACTCGGCCTCCATGCCCTCTCAGATCTGCGAGGACTCCAATGACCTGGGATTGACTCAGATCACCACCTGAGGGGCAGACCCGAAGCCGGAGCTGGCTGGGGTGTATTTGTTGGTGGGAGAAGCCGAAAGCTTCAATTGGTTCAAGGTTCAATTGGAAGATTTGTCTCATTAACTAATTCtatgaaaagaccaaaacatCACAGAAGTGATACTAACCAGTGATAAGTTGATGCAGATGAAGCTCGTTCATATGACcatgaggaaggaggaggattaGATTCTGGTATTAATGCTTTTTGTTTAACTTGTAGGACGTTTTAGCGCTTACTAAAGTCTCATTGGGTTAATTTATAAAAAACAGGTAAATGGGGCCCATTTACTAAGGGGAACCTGCTTACAATGCCGACAATTGTGTATACAATATTATAGACAATGTGCATACTATTGAAAAAActaacatgttgttgttgttgttttattaatggGATTTGTTGAAAAAATATAGTGTAAGACCAGAGTGATACTAAAATTAAAAGATGCATCTTATCACAACCCGCTAAATCACTGAATATTCTTTAATGTTGTATAAAGCTGAACTATAACtcaaaaaaggtattttgttaCATGTTATTTCACATATATGTTCAacatgaaaatgtgtccagACGGGACAAACCAACAGTATTTCATTGTGTAAATTGATGACATTTTATTCACCTGACCTGTAGGGTGTCAACAATGGTGATATGACCATTGTTTTAAACCTGTTTTATGTGAATTGTGGTTTGGTGAATCTGTATTATTGTAGAATGTAGTGGATCTATTAACCTCTCAGGGATCATTCTCTGTATTTCACCACAAGAAGAGACAAAGTCAGTGTAATTTTCTTCTAGGCAAGACGGCTGTTTTTTAACGGGGCTGAACACTGAGCTCGGTGTTTCTCTTAGATGCATCTTGTGCTTTGAGAAACCATCATTATGATATCACATCTGGCTCTTTATGGGTTTCCAGCCTTGATGCTGCTCTCATCCGGGAGGTGTCAACTATTGTAGATAGTGCTGCCATCCtggcagtgtttttgtctgaTACACTACTAAATGTGAAAAGCGGGTAACGGGGCTCCATGAGAATAACACACTGTATCTACACGACACGTCGCTGGATGTTTAGTCAAGTTGTTTATCCAGTGAACCTGTGCtcgtcaaaagaaaaaagaaaaatggattcACGAGTTCATCCTCAAGGTAAAATAGCTTTTACTTCAGCAAAAACCAACGGGACTTATTTACTGTCGTGGTTTCCTTAATCGTTGTAGCTTTTATAGTCTGTGGAGGAGAAACCCACTAATTTGTTCATGTAAATCtgataaaaaaaggtgtttttgtgCCTGATTTTGTGTGCCTGGTCTTATTTGACCTCTAGCTGTTATGCCTGCTCGAAAAAGATCCGCATTTAGCCACATCCATGGTTGGGATTACTTTTGGAAATCCTTTGGTGTAAGCGTTGTAGCATCCTCTCTATAAACGGAAGCTGAGTATGAATCCCTTTTGGTAACACAACGTGTTTCCTAACTGTTCTTCTAATACTGTTATTTATTTGATGGAAATGATTGTATCGAAATGATGGAATTCAGCCCAGGTTTGAGCACCAAATACTGTGCGTACATTGTACTGCTGCATTGTAAACGAACTGTGTCGGCTGGATTCCTTGCCGTATGTTTCAGCTCTGAAAGTAGAACCTCGCTTCGCACACGTGCAACAACGTCACAATAAAGCTTGCAATGGAAAACAGTTGGACTTGATTTCTGTCGCTCGTGGCATACATGTGGGTTCAATGGAGAGAAATACAGAGGAAACATTTTCCTCATTAGTTGGCTTGGAGATCAAAAACCGGGATGAAAGACACTTTTGGGCTTACAATCACCAGGTGGATACGCACACGATAACAAAGGACATGTGTAATTCTTGGCCCTTGTCAAATCTAGACAATCTGACCAGTAATTCCAAGACATTTGGGCAAATCACATCCATCAACCCCTGTGTGAAGTGATTAAGCTGCCATGGAAACCGAGATTAATGCAGGGTTTTATCCGTCTTTCGAGTTCCAAAAACACTAGCAGTATAGTAAATTCTATAGGTATGTTAAGATGAACTCATATGCAGTTAATGGGTTTCTCACTCTATAATACGGCATTGTGTCTGCAGCTATAAATACTGATAAGATGTTAACACGTATAAGTTGGTTCTCCGAAGGTAAGTGGTCTAAGGTTGATAAGGGTGGAGAAGGTGATTTTGACCTGATATTCATTACATGACATGATCATGTAACTTTTCATTTCAGACCAGCAGtaatacatgttttattacattatatgtTATTATCAATTAAATATTAGCAATCTTTTGTAGCGAGCCAATTAAGTAAAACAATGGATCAAAAGATCGATCTAACCTTATTTGAAGTGTGGTGCTTCAACAAAGACTGATGATTAATGCAGAGTCTAAGGGGGACAATGGGATTTCATTATAGCTGCAATCCTTCTTCCCGCCACGAGGGGGCAGACGtgtagtaaaaaagaaaaggacaacgTCATTGGTCAGAACTCCAGGTGTCAACCAATGGGAACCGTTTGCGTCGGACCCGTCGCTTCCGGGTGTCTTCGAGGGAGAGatccttcttcatctttttgtaTAACTGTTACCCCAAATAAGCCCAAAAGCTCCGTGGTCAACCAACGCTTTGAAAATGAACAGAATATTCGGACGCGGGAAACCGAAAACGCCTCCTCCGAATCTGTCGGACTGTATCGGCAACGTGAGTAGCGGCAGGCGGGGGCGCATTGTTGTTTACGCCGCGACCTAACGGTACCGTTACCGTTATGATCCGGGCAGCAAgcagcgctagctagctaacctGCCGCAGTTATCGAGCACCTTGCGATACTTAGCAAACACACGTACTGCCTCTCATCCCCTTTGTCCTCCATCCGGTCTTCAGTCAACTGTCCAACTGTCTTGTCTGCAGATTTAAGGGCGGAGGTTTAGCATCAGTTTGGGTGGATGATTCCAACACTAATCACATGGGAAACATGCATTGAACACGGGTCTGAATATAATATACTAACAGTGtatgatgaatacattttacttttagtttGGCAAttgtgtgtctgggggggggggagcaattCTGAGTGTATATAAAACGCTTTGGAATGTCTCCTCAATACAATGAGCAGGGACACCGGGGAACATACAGTAGATACACTCACTACAGTTCACACAGGACTGTTGGGTCTGCCATGAAGTTAATAAATCATCTCTCCTCCTCGGTAAGGTCGATGCAAGGTCAGAGTCCATAGAGAAGAAGATCGGCAGACTGGACGCTGAGCTGGTGAAGTACAAGGatcagatgaagaagatgagagAGGGGCCCTCGAAGGTAACACTCTGGCTGTGGGATCTGTGAATGTTGCATGATTTTTTTCAGAGAATATAGAAAACATTCCTTCTCATCGAATTCCCTGCAGAACATGGTGAAACAGAAGGCCATGAGGGTCCTGAAGCAAAAGAGAATGTGAGTCCTgcaattcaaagtgtttactctgtaatgtttgatgaaaatTCCTAAATATGAATCATGCCATTTATCACCGTGGCCAATATATACAGTTTCATTGTATTTCTTAACAGAAATATCCAATATGTTAATGTTATAGTTATTCAGAATCTGTGTCATCATTACATAGCTTGCTTAATTACAGAGCACAAAcatatatattgttttcaatAAGTCCTTTTGGGATCTGATTATTTGAATTGcataataattataaataagctttaaaaaaatatgtgcaTGATACcaactgcattttttttaacacaggtATGAAGGTCAAAGAGAGCAGCTGGCTCAGCAGTCTTTTAACATGGAGCAGGCAAACTACACCATCCAGACATTAAAGGACACCAAAACAACCGTAAGAGCCACACGACTCGATAAAACACAACGTggtttgatgttgtttttcaaaactACAGCTTTACAGCTTAATATGTTGTTGGTTGCTTTTCCAACAgcaagagagcgagagagagagagaaagagagagagagagcgagagcgagcgACAGTAACAGAGTTCTTGTTACATCATTTCTGTCCCCAGGTGGAGGCCATGAAGATCGGTGcaaaggaaatgaaaagggCTTACAAGGACGTCAAGCTGGATCAGATTGACGTACGttggtcaatttattttttttgtgcgaATGCTAAATACCAACAggtgacaaataaaaataataccaAAAGGCAATGTTCCAATTGTTCTTGTCAGAGATTACGGATGCTCAAAGTGATCCCATGTGTTTGAACTTTTAGGATTTGCAGGACCAGCTGGAGGACATGATGGAGGACGCCGGCGAGGTGCAAGAGGCCTTGAGCCGCAGCTACGGCACTCCAGAGATAGATGAGGATGATCTTGAAGCAGGTATACTTGTAATAATTGCGATTAGTGTATCTGCAGACAGCTTCATCTATAAAGCAACTTTAAATGTGCAAATATAAAGCACCCAGCCTGGAAAGTAAACTCACTTACCGAGCATCATGCATATAATCATTTTATGTTGCCATAGCTGCTTGATGATCTACTTGATAGGTGTGTGTTAATATCATTTGCATTTTCAACACAGAAAAGCCAAACTAATGGTGTTCATACTCATTTAAGCAACAAAGAGAGTCCACATTTATCAGAATTTGGACCTCAAGAAATAGTTCTACCATACAATTTGGGGCACCAGAATAAGTTGCATTTCTATCCATGCAACATTGGTCAGTATGAGCCAAGTATCTGAAATGGGActcaaacccacaaccttttAATGTTTGCACATTTTGTCTCCAATGTGCTATCCATCACACCACAGAGCCTGATTGAAATAGTGACTGCAAATTAGGTAGAAATATGATGTACGCTGTGACAAGAACAAAACATGGTTCTAATGGTTCTAATCAGTGAGATACATTATTCTACTGTTATTGTCGTACCTCTGGTGTGTCCAGTTGTAAGATAAGTGGCGTAACTGTGGTTTCAGAGCTGGACGCTCTTGGcgatgagctgctgctggacgacgACAGCTCCTACCTGGACGAGGCCTCAGCTGCCCCGTCCATCCCTGAGGGTTTGCCCAGTGACGGCAAGACCAACAAGGTAGCAGTCGCCAGAGCGCCGCGGGGCGCCTTGGTTCCCGAAGCTAACGCAGTGACAAATGACTACTGAAAACATGTGGAAATGAAACGTCAAGCCAGAGCTTTCACATATCCGCTTGTTTCATTTGACAAATAGAAAGCTGACAGGCATGAACCGCTTTCCTCCACCCATTTCTGTGCTTTTATTATTGCAATGCATAGATAGAGTTTAGACCCTCACGCTACATGGTACTAATACCTACACACTGGGCCTTCCACGATTTTAATTCCCATTTTGCTTTTTCTATCGTGCCTGGATGCTTTGTTGTTTGGCTagtccagtggttctcaactggtctggctccgggacccaccatcacccctcaatgacaagccgcgacccaaattgaggagcattctcaacatctcaaatttattcaaaatcaagttcataagctgaattttatattttatattcaggatgtttaattatcctaaaaaccccatgtctcccccatatcagaatggtttgacccaacctggcacacgctgctgaaaacgtGGACGGACAAgccaaaaaaaatgacactccAAAacacactccgctgcattaaaaaagtcccttcaaaataaaatcacagaatgatttttttttattttttattaattaattaataaatgggTTTAAaaacgggacccaccagttgagaatcactgggcAAGTCCACACGTTCCTTAGATGCTTCTCGAGGTACGGTTGTGTCAAATAACGTTGCGGTCTGAGATCAGAACTTTACCTGTGTGATCGCACGACAGAAGAAGCCTGGCGACTGCTTTTGGTCGTCGGGGGTTAAAGTGTGTGAAACTACAGAGGTCGGTTTTGTGAACGTTGCTCTTCTGGTTTTCAGGACGGCGTCTTGGTGGATGAGTTTGGTCTGCCGCAGATTCCTGCCTCATAGACGAGGACCGGATTGAGACAACTGCACTTCAACTGAAAACACTTTTATAAGTAGAGTAACATTTATACATGCAGAACCTTTGCCCCGAGAACACTTGGGTCTGG carries:
- the oprk1 gene encoding kappa-type opioid receptor codes for the protein MDSSVVHIYKEDRCPSGQMEDCFQNFTWQSGSSDIFNNTHNGTWDAEPEPMSPIIPIIVAVYSVVFVVGLAGNCLVMFVIVRYTKMKTATNIYIFNLAVADALVTTTMPFQSTDYLLSSWPFGEVVCKVFISIDYYNMFTSILTLTMMSVDRYVAVCHPVKALDFRTPVKAKIINVVIWVLSSAAGIPAMVLGSTKTNNGTTECALQFPDPYSYWDTLMKICVFIFGFVLPVIIITVCYTLMVLRLKSVRLLSGSREKDRNLRRITRLVLVVVAVFVVCWTPIHIFVLVKALYGKVPETTAVMAAYFFCVALGYTNSSLNPILYAFLDENFKRCFRDFCCPGAQGHRDSHGLSRVRSTLRDHSCPTEGRGGTRRARPV
- the chmp5a gene encoding charged multivesicular body protein 5; this translates as MNRIFGRGKPKTPPPNLSDCIGNVDARSESIEKKIGRLDAELVKYKDQMKKMREGPSKNMVKQKAMRVLKQKRMYEGQREQLAQQSFNMEQANYTIQTLKDTKTTVEAMKIGAKEMKRAYKDVKLDQIDDLQDQLEDMMEDAGEVQEALSRSYGTPEIDEDDLEAELDALGDELLLDDDSSYLDEASAAPSIPEGLPSDGKTNKDGVLVDEFGLPQIPAS